One part of the Aurantibacillus circumpalustris genome encodes these proteins:
- the ung gene encoding uracil-DNA glycosylase encodes MVNKSINASWNKLLSDEFEKPYYYKLSELVNNAYEKSVVYPPSELVFNALIKCPLDKIKVVLIGQDPYHRIGQAHGLSFSVSDGIKKPQSLQNIFKELLNDVPEFKIPKSGNLEKWANQGVLLLNTILTVQEGLPGSHKSFGWEVFTDAVIKLISENKTNIVFMLWGNYARSKADLIDENKHLILKAAHPSPLARGAFFGSRHFSKTNAFLTEKGINAINWNLE; translated from the coding sequence ATGGTAAACAAGTCAATAAATGCGTCATGGAATAAACTACTCTCGGATGAATTTGAGAAACCGTATTATTATAAATTAAGTGAGTTAGTAAACAATGCATATGAAAAATCCGTTGTTTATCCTCCTTCAGAACTCGTATTTAATGCTCTTATAAAGTGTCCCCTCGATAAAATTAAGGTTGTTCTTATCGGACAAGATCCTTATCATCGCATTGGCCAAGCTCATGGTTTGAGTTTTTCGGTAAGTGATGGTATTAAAAAGCCTCAAAGTTTACAAAATATATTCAAAGAACTACTTAATGACGTGCCTGAATTTAAAATACCCAAATCTGGTAATCTTGAAAAATGGGCGAACCAGGGTGTACTCTTGTTAAATACTATTCTTACGGTTCAAGAGGGATTGCCGGGAAGTCATAAGTCTTTTGGCTGGGAAGTATTTACTGACGCTGTGATTAAATTAATCAGTGAGAATAAGACTAACATCGTATTTATGCTCTGGGGTAATTATGCCAGATCAAAAGCGGATTTAATTGATGAGAATAAACACCTTATACTAAAAGCTGCACACCCATCGCCCTTGGCACGTGGTGCATTTTTTGGAAGTAGACACTTTAGTAAAACGAATGCTTTTTTAACCGAAAAGGGTATTAATGCAATTAATTGGAACTTAGAGTAA